In a genomic window of [Empedobacter] haloabium:
- a CDS encoding methyl-accepting chemotaxis protein, which produces MNFFRTASIATKLYAAFALALLFTLALAVTAISQVRMIDGALINAETLRRDQLDVLFDAREALDQTGMAARNAYIFTDPAAAGRELDIVDQQKALYLAALRKLEPALHDSAAFQKVRTGLTQMARELERPRQYRTADDMARFGTFLVEECSPLRRQIVADIGVLLAELQQRSAAANAATNAQAARAQTWIVTLGILAALVSAATGVAIVRGLLRQLGGEPRYAASVARGIARGELHRAVDTTQAAPASLLQAMSTMRDSLSGIVSRVRGGTNAIATTSAEIASGNQDLSRRTETQASALAQVASSMKQLIASVRRNADYAAEARKVAESAAQVSQQGGMAVEGIVSTMNLINESSKKIVDIIGVIDGIAFQTNILALNAAVEAARAGDQGRGFAVVAAEVRNLAHRSAAAAKEVKVLIEDSVSKVGAGTELVGEAGHTMQGVVASIDRVTQLMADISHASRTQSDDIEYVDAAIVQLDDMTSQNAALVEQAAAAAQALRTQAAELAEVVNTFQLEDAAAPARLALAA; this is translated from the coding sequence ATGAACTTTTTCCGCACTGCGAGCATCGCCACCAAGCTGTACGCTGCTTTCGCGCTGGCCCTGCTGTTCACCCTGGCGCTCGCCGTCACCGCGATCTCGCAGGTACGCATGATCGATGGCGCCCTGATCAACGCCGAGACGCTGCGCCGCGACCAGCTGGACGTCCTGTTCGATGCCCGCGAAGCGCTCGACCAGACCGGCATGGCCGCCCGCAACGCGTACATCTTCACCGATCCAGCCGCCGCAGGGCGCGAGCTCGACATCGTCGACCAGCAGAAGGCGCTGTACCTGGCGGCCCTGCGCAAGCTGGAGCCGGCCCTGCACGACAGCGCGGCCTTCCAGAAAGTGCGTACCGGCCTCACGCAGATGGCGCGCGAGCTGGAACGCCCGCGTCAATACCGCACGGCCGACGACATGGCACGCTTCGGTACCTTCCTGGTGGAGGAATGCAGCCCGCTGCGGCGCCAGATCGTCGCCGACATCGGCGTACTGCTGGCCGAACTGCAGCAACGCAGCGCCGCCGCCAACGCGGCCACCAACGCGCAGGCCGCCCGTGCCCAGACGTGGATCGTCACGCTGGGCATCCTGGCGGCGCTGGTCAGCGCCGCCACGGGGGTCGCCATCGTGCGCGGCCTGCTGCGCCAACTGGGCGGCGAGCCGCGCTACGCGGCCAGCGTGGCACGCGGCATCGCCCGCGGCGAGCTGCATCGGGCGGTGGACACGACCCAGGCGGCGCCCGCCAGCCTGCTGCAGGCCATGAGCACGATGCGCGACAGCCTGTCCGGCATCGTCAGCCGCGTGCGCGGCGGTACCAACGCCATCGCGACGACCTCGGCCGAAATCGCCTCGGGCAACCAGGACCTGTCGCGCCGCACCGAGACGCAGGCCAGCGCGCTGGCCCAGGTGGCTTCGTCGATGAAGCAGCTGATCGCTTCGGTGCGCCGCAACGCCGACTACGCCGCCGAGGCGCGCAAGGTGGCCGAAAGCGCGGCGCAGGTGTCGCAGCAGGGCGGCATGGCCGTCGAGGGCATCGTCAGCACGATGAACCTGATCAACGAGTCGTCGAAGAAGATCGTCGACATCATCGGCGTCATCGACGGCATCGCCTTCCAGACCAACATCCTGGCGCTGAACGCGGCGGTCGAGGCAGCGCGCGCCGGCGACCAGGGCCGCGGCTTTGCGGTCGTCGCAGCGGAGGTGCGCAACCTGGCGCACCGCTCGGCCGCCGCGGCCAAGGAGGTCAAGGTGCTGATCGAGGATTCCGTCAGCAAGGTCGGCGCCGGCACCGAACTGGTGGGCGAGGCCGGCCACACGATGCAGGGCGTGGTCGCCAGCATCGACCGCGTGACGCAGCTGATGGCCGACATCTCGCACGCCAGCCGCACCCAGAGCGACGACATCGAATACGTCGACGCGGCCATCGTGCAGCTGGACGACATGACGTCGCAGAACGCGGCGCTGGTCGAACAGGCCGCCGCGGCGGCGCAGGCGCTGCGGACGCAGGCGGCCGAACTGGCGGAGGTGGTCAATACGTTCCAATTGGAGGACGCCGCCGCGCCAGCGCGGCTGGCGCTGGCCGCGTGA
- a CDS encoding efflux transporter outer membrane subunit, whose protein sequence is MRRPARAALLAALLAALLAGCAAKVAPPPASTLQVPAGWRAPPLADVASRPVDRAWWQGFNDRALTALVTQALANNGDLRVARLRLEDYRARVRATAAAQAPTLSFDTSAGRARTLLYNGQPHVGNAYQAEFQAAYEIDVWGRLANATEAAAATLRAEQANADAAALSVAANVASGYLALRGLDAQLELAQATLRLREQSRDLARRQFEVGYSSRLEWLQAQAEYDAAAEQVPQLQRQIFEQENALALLAGGVPGPIARGTPLADLAPPPVPAGLPSDLLRRRPDIARAEQTIAASVAQLAATRDQLLPSFRLTATGGIQSTEFSDLLHAPTRLWRLGGALVAPLFDGGRVQAQTDSAAALRDQAIAAYENTVRQAFAETENGLNAFARLREQVVQNDARRATAAETLRIARNRYRNGYAPYLEELDAQRNLYAADVARLQLRTRLLTASVDLYRAMGGGWQAQ, encoded by the coding sequence ATGAGGCGGCCGGCCAGGGCGGCCCTGCTGGCCGCGCTGTTGGCCGCGCTGTTGGCCGGCTGCGCGGCCAAGGTCGCGCCACCGCCGGCGTCCACGCTGCAGGTGCCCGCCGGCTGGCGCGCGCCGCCGCTGGCGGACGTGGCCAGCCGTCCGGTGGACCGGGCCTGGTGGCAAGGCTTCAACGATCGCGCGCTGACGGCGCTGGTGACGCAAGCGCTGGCCAACAATGGCGACCTGCGCGTGGCCCGGCTGCGGCTGGAGGATTACCGGGCCCGCGTGCGCGCGACGGCGGCGGCGCAAGCCCCCACGCTGTCGTTCGACACCAGCGCCGGGCGCGCCCGCACCTTGCTGTACAACGGCCAGCCGCACGTGGGCAATGCCTACCAGGCCGAGTTCCAGGCGGCCTACGAGATCGACGTGTGGGGCCGGTTGGCGAATGCCACGGAAGCGGCGGCGGCGACCCTGCGCGCGGAGCAGGCCAATGCCGATGCGGCGGCGCTGTCGGTGGCGGCCAACGTCGCCAGCGGCTACCTGGCCCTGCGCGGCCTGGACGCGCAGCTGGAGCTGGCGCAGGCGACATTGAGACTGCGCGAGCAGTCGCGCGACCTGGCGCGGCGCCAGTTCGAGGTGGGCTACAGCTCGCGCCTGGAGTGGCTGCAGGCGCAGGCCGAGTACGATGCGGCGGCCGAGCAGGTGCCGCAACTGCAGCGCCAGATCTTCGAACAGGAAAATGCGCTGGCGCTGTTGGCCGGTGGCGTGCCGGGACCGATCGCGCGCGGCACGCCGCTGGCGGACCTGGCGCCGCCGCCAGTGCCGGCGGGATTGCCGTCGGACCTGCTGCGCCGCCGTCCGGACATCGCCCGTGCCGAGCAGACCATCGCCGCATCGGTCGCGCAGCTGGCCGCCACGCGCGACCAATTGCTGCCGTCGTTCCGGTTGACGGCCACCGGCGGCATCCAGTCGACCGAATTCAGCGACCTGCTGCACGCACCGACGCGGCTGTGGCGCCTGGGCGGCGCGCTGGTGGCGCCGTTGTTCGACGGTGGCCGCGTGCAGGCGCAAACCGATTCCGCCGCCGCCTTGCGCGACCAGGCCATCGCCGCGTACGAAAACACGGTGCGGCAGGCCTTCGCGGAAACGGAGAATGGGTTGAATGCGTTCGCGCGCCTGCGCGAACAGGTCGTGCAGAACGACGCGCGCCGCGCCACGGCGGCCGAAACGCTGCGCATCGCCCGCAACCGCTATCGCAACGGCTATGCGCCCTACCTGGAAGAGCTGGACGCCCAACGCAACCTGTACGCCGCCGATGTCGCGCGCCTGCAGCTGCGCACGCGCTTGCTGACGGCGTCGGTGGACCTGTACCGCGCGATGGGGGGAGGGTGGCAAGCCCAATAA
- a CDS encoding HlyD family secretion protein, which translates to MSANDTTPASAPAAAAPPAAPAQPDRRQQWLAGIGFALVALIGVLIVLYAWRLPPFTSPIVSTENALVRGQVTVIGTQLSGYVTDVHVQDFQFVRKGDLLVEIDRRVYEQRLQQAQAQVAAQKAALANWEQSRRSAAATIALQEAALTNARAQATRAEADLRRVEELVRDGSLSQRERDAQRAARAQAQAAVAQAQANVEISRQQSQSVTVNRAALEAAVANAEAALKAAQVDLDNTRIVAPSDGQLGQVTVRRGAFVNSGAQLMGLVPQQMWVIANLKETQMNGVHVGQSATFKVDALDGATLTGQVERISPATGSEFSVLPADNATGNYVKIAQRIPVRIRIDPGQKMAQRLRPGMSVIVSIDTSSQLDDAPATPAGVRR; encoded by the coding sequence ATGAGCGCAAACGATACGACTCCTGCTTCTGCTCCCGCCGCCGCGGCTCCGCCCGCGGCGCCGGCCCAGCCCGACCGCCGCCAGCAATGGCTGGCCGGCATCGGCTTCGCACTGGTCGCGCTGATCGGTGTATTGATCGTGCTGTACGCCTGGCGCCTGCCGCCCTTCACCAGTCCCATCGTGTCGACCGAAAACGCGCTGGTGCGCGGCCAGGTCACGGTGATCGGCACGCAGCTGTCCGGCTACGTGACGGACGTGCACGTGCAGGACTTCCAGTTCGTGCGCAAGGGCGACCTGCTGGTCGAGATCGACCGCCGCGTCTATGAGCAGCGCCTGCAGCAGGCGCAGGCACAAGTGGCGGCGCAAAAGGCCGCGCTGGCGAACTGGGAACAGTCGCGCCGCAGCGCGGCGGCCACCATCGCGCTGCAGGAAGCGGCGCTGACCAATGCCCGCGCCCAGGCCACGCGCGCCGAAGCCGACCTGCGCCGCGTCGAGGAGCTGGTGCGCGACGGCTCGCTGTCGCAGCGCGAACGCGATGCCCAGCGCGCCGCGCGCGCGCAGGCGCAGGCCGCGGTGGCGCAGGCGCAGGCGAACGTCGAGATCTCGCGCCAGCAATCGCAATCGGTCACCGTCAACCGCGCCGCGTTGGAGGCGGCAGTGGCCAATGCGGAAGCGGCGCTGAAGGCGGCGCAGGTGGACCTGGACAACACGCGCATCGTCGCGCCGTCCGATGGCCAACTGGGCCAGGTAACGGTGCGGCGCGGCGCCTTCGTCAACTCCGGCGCCCAGTTGATGGGCCTCGTGCCACAGCAGATGTGGGTCATCGCCAACCTGAAGGAAACCCAGATGAACGGCGTGCACGTGGGCCAGAGCGCCACCTTCAAGGTCGACGCCCTTGATGGCGCTACCTTGACGGGGCAGGTCGAACGCATCTCGCCGGCCACCGGCTCGGAATTCTCGGTGCTGCCGGCCGATAACGCGACGGGCAACTACGTCAAGATCGCCCAGCGCATTCCGGTGCGCATCCGCATCGATCCGGGCCAGAAGATGGCACAGCGGCTGCGGCCCGGCATGTCCGTCATCGTCAGCATCGATACGTCATCGCAGCTGGACGATGCGCCGGCGACGCCGGCCGGAGTGCGGCGATGA
- a CDS encoding MFS transporter, whose protein sequence is MDVYAPQTWKPHERPMLPGSPSTPLHSTRRRFAYLLVGFIVALTGGLGNALVTVNLTYAQGSLGVYASEIQWLPAAYVMANVSMNLLLVKFRQQYGLRLFTELFLVLYALTTLAHLFVHGLASAIAVRAASGICAGALTTLGLYYTLQGFPAAHRLKGVVLGIGFAQLALPIARLFSSELLEIAEWRGLYSFELGMTLLSLGCVLLLKLPPGDRIRAFEKLDFLTFALFAPGVALLCAALALGRTVWWFEAPWIGWCLVGSIVLVTAAVTIEHNRKNPLLNIRWLTTANMLRLALSVLLIRIVQSEATGTVGFLNALGLQNDQMRDLWLVTLVASIAGMAVSALTITPARIQASLMLSLALMAVGAWLDSHATNLTRPAQMYVSQFLLAFAGTFFIGPVFVSGFGAIIAQPKNLISFSVMFSMTQNLGGLLGSAIVGTVQVLREKYHSSQLVEHLTLLDPQVAARIQGSGAALGATLMDPALRNAQGVAALGAAATREANILAYNDVFLLISLVAVATLLWMVAHWLWQHLTAHVPPVPAQNAATGMAKVSLNNSGSQ, encoded by the coding sequence ATGGATGTCTACGCTCCCCAGACCTGGAAGCCGCACGAGCGGCCGATGCTGCCAGGTTCGCCCTCGACGCCGCTGCACTCGACGCGGCGCCGCTTCGCCTACCTGCTGGTCGGCTTCATCGTCGCGCTGACGGGTGGCCTGGGCAATGCGCTCGTCACCGTCAACCTCACGTACGCGCAGGGTTCGCTGGGCGTGTACGCGTCGGAGATCCAGTGGCTGCCGGCCGCCTACGTGATGGCCAATGTGTCGATGAACCTGCTGCTGGTGAAGTTCCGCCAGCAGTACGGCCTGCGCCTGTTCACCGAGCTGTTCCTGGTGCTGTATGCGCTTACCACCCTGGCGCACCTGTTCGTGCACGGCCTGGCCTCGGCGATCGCCGTGCGCGCCGCCAGCGGCATCTGCGCCGGCGCATTGACCACGCTGGGCCTGTACTACACGCTGCAAGGCTTCCCCGCCGCACACCGGTTGAAGGGCGTGGTGCTGGGCATCGGCTTTGCCCAGCTGGCGCTGCCCATCGCGCGGCTGTTTTCCAGCGAGCTGCTGGAGATCGCCGAGTGGCGCGGCCTGTATTCGTTCGAACTGGGCATGACGCTCCTGTCGCTGGGCTGCGTGCTGCTGCTGAAACTCCCGCCGGGCGACCGCATTCGCGCTTTCGAAAAACTGGACTTTCTTACGTTCGCCCTGTTCGCACCGGGCGTGGCGCTGCTGTGCGCCGCGCTGGCGCTGGGCCGCACCGTGTGGTGGTTCGAGGCGCCGTGGATCGGCTGGTGCCTGGTCGGCTCCATCGTCCTCGTCACGGCGGCCGTCACGATCGAGCACAACCGCAAGAACCCGCTGCTGAACATCCGCTGGCTGACGACGGCCAATATGCTGCGGCTGGCGCTGTCGGTGCTGCTGATCCGCATCGTCCAGTCCGAGGCCACCGGCACGGTGGGCTTCCTGAACGCGCTGGGCCTGCAGAACGACCAGATGCGCGACTTGTGGCTGGTCACCCTGGTGGCCAGCATCGCCGGCATGGCGGTGAGCGCGCTGACGATCACCCCGGCCCGCATCCAGGCCTCGCTGATGCTCTCGCTGGCGCTGATGGCCGTGGGAGCGTGGCTCGATTCGCACGCCACCAACCTGACCCGGCCCGCGCAGATGTACGTCAGCCAGTTCCTGCTGGCGTTTGCCGGCACGTTCTTCATCGGGCCCGTGTTCGTGTCCGGCTTCGGCGCCATCATCGCCCAGCCGAAAAACCTGATCAGCTTTTCCGTCATGTTCTCGATGACGCAGAACCTGGGCGGTCTGCTGGGCTCCGCCATCGTGGGCACCGTGCAGGTGCTGCGCGAAAAATACCATTCGAGCCAGCTGGTCGAGCACCTGACCCTGCTGGACCCGCAGGTAGCCGCGCGCATCCAGGGCAGCGGTGCCGCGCTGGGCGCCACGCTGATGGACCCGGCGCTGCGCAATGCCCAGGGCGTGGCAGCGCTGGGCGCGGCCGCCACGCGCGAGGCCAATATCCTGGCTTATAACGATGTCTTCCTGCTGATTTCCCTCGTGGCCGTCGCCACGCTGCTGTGGATGGTGGCGCACTGGCTGTGGCAGCACCTGACGGCGCACGTGCCGCCGGTGCCGGCGCAGAACGCCGCCACCGGCATGGCCAAGGTCTCACTCAACAACTCCGGATCGCAATGA
- a CDS encoding catalase: protein MANNKNKSGVDGAGSILSTVSGPSNAAPPGSLGNNNPQGDVLLEKQAGGMALSDKIDYNVNKPGEYGDAARDPQPGQTAQPDSDIVTASTAAENIASPKTGSGQPPIGVNNTNGPLDRVRADSSDRELTTNQGVPVADNQNSLKAGLRGPTLMEDFILREKITHFDHERIPERVVHARGSAAHGYFESYQDLSALTRASLFSAPGKKTPVFVRFSTVAGERGSTDTARDVRGFAVKFYTDEGNWDLVGNNIPVFFIQDAMKFPDLIHAVKPEPHNGIPQAASAHDTFWDFASLMPESMHMLMWAMSDRAIPRSYRTMQGFGVHTFRLVNAAGDSVFVKFHWTPLQGTHSLVWDEAVKISGADPDFHRRDLWEAIEAGEFPEYELAIQVFTEQQAESFPFDVLDATKIVPEELVPLQPIGKMVLNRNPDNFFAETEQVAFCTAHIVPGIDFTNDPLLQGRIHSYLDTQISRLGGPNFHEIPINAPVAQVHNNQRDGMHRQTINRGRVAYEPNSLGGGCPFQAGRMKGFTSFPQPITEDKVRGKPELFADHYSQARLFWQSQTPVEKTHIIGGFRFELTRVQVPAIRERMLSMLVNVDETLAAAVAEGLGMDVPPPQPLATTRPLPEYPPSPALSLLARPGQTGIHTRRVAILVANGSDVEGARAIYASLLADGAVPRIVGSRLGKVAGCHGGTLDVEITLEAGPSVIYDAMIVPAGEQAAQALSMDANALEFVRLQYRHCKPIMVVDAGAQLLAKADIPANLPDGSPDPGIIGAEPADVSAALAAFKTVLAGHRVWQRETDPPMV, encoded by the coding sequence ATGGCCAACAACAAGAACAAGTCCGGCGTCGATGGTGCCGGTTCCATTCTCAGCACCGTGTCCGGCCCGTCCAATGCGGCGCCACCGGGCTCGCTGGGCAACAACAATCCGCAGGGCGACGTGCTGCTCGAGAAGCAGGCCGGCGGCATGGCGCTGTCGGACAAGATCGACTACAACGTCAACAAGCCGGGCGAGTACGGTGACGCGGCGCGTGATCCGCAGCCCGGCCAGACCGCCCAGCCGGACAGCGACATCGTCACCGCCAGCACGGCCGCCGAGAACATCGCGTCGCCCAAGACGGGTTCCGGCCAGCCACCGATCGGCGTGAACAACACCAATGGCCCGCTGGACCGCGTGCGCGCCGACTCGTCGGACCGCGAGCTGACCACCAACCAGGGCGTGCCGGTGGCGGACAACCAGAATTCGCTGAAGGCGGGGCTGCGCGGCCCGACCCTGATGGAAGACTTCATCCTGCGCGAGAAGATCACGCACTTCGACCATGAACGCATTCCCGAGCGGGTCGTGCACGCGCGCGGCTCGGCGGCGCACGGCTATTTCGAGAGCTACCAGGACCTGTCGGCCCTGACCCGCGCCAGCCTGTTCTCGGCACCGGGCAAGAAGACACCCGTGTTCGTGCGCTTCTCGACGGTGGCCGGCGAGCGCGGCTCGACCGACACGGCGCGCGACGTGCGCGGCTTCGCCGTCAAGTTTTATACCGACGAGGGCAATTGGGACCTGGTCGGCAACAACATCCCCGTGTTCTTCATCCAGGACGCGATGAAGTTCCCGGACCTGATCCATGCCGTCAAGCCGGAGCCGCACAACGGCATCCCGCAGGCGGCCAGCGCGCACGACACGTTCTGGGACTTCGCCTCGCTGATGCCGGAATCGATGCACATGCTGATGTGGGCCATGTCGGACCGCGCGATCCCGCGCAGCTACCGCACGATGCAGGGCTTCGGCGTACACACGTTCCGCCTGGTGAACGCGGCCGGCGACTCCGTCTTCGTCAAGTTCCACTGGACGCCGCTGCAGGGTACCCATTCGCTGGTGTGGGACGAGGCGGTCAAGATCAGCGGCGCCGATCCGGACTTCCACCGGCGTGACCTGTGGGAAGCCATCGAGGCGGGCGAGTTCCCGGAATACGAGCTGGCCATCCAGGTGTTCACGGAGCAGCAGGCCGAAAGCTTCCCGTTCGACGTGCTGGACGCCACCAAGATCGTGCCGGAAGAACTGGTGCCGCTGCAGCCGATCGGCAAGATGGTCCTGAACCGCAATCCGGACAACTTCTTTGCCGAAACCGAGCAGGTGGCGTTCTGCACGGCGCACATCGTGCCCGGCATCGACTTCACCAACGATCCGCTGCTGCAGGGCCGCATCCACTCCTACCTGGACACGCAGATCAGCCGCCTGGGCGGGCCGAACTTCCACGAAATCCCGATCAACGCGCCGGTCGCGCAGGTCCACAACAACCAGCGCGACGGCATGCACCGCCAGACCATCAACCGCGGCCGCGTGGCCTACGAGCCGAACTCGCTGGGCGGCGGCTGCCCGTTCCAGGCCGGCCGCATGAAGGGCTTCACCAGCTTCCCGCAGCCGATCACGGAAGATAAAGTGCGCGGCAAGCCGGAGCTGTTCGCCGACCACTATTCGCAGGCGCGCCTGTTCTGGCAAAGCCAGACGCCGGTGGAGAAGACCCACATCATCGGCGGCTTCCGTTTCGAGCTGACGCGGGTGCAGGTGCCGGCGATCCGCGAGCGCATGCTGTCGATGCTGGTCAACGTGGATGAAACGCTGGCCGCCGCCGTGGCCGAGGGTCTGGGCATGGATGTGCCGCCGCCGCAGCCACTGGCCACCACGCGGCCACTGCCGGAGTATCCGCCGTCGCCCGCGCTGTCGCTGCTGGCGCGTCCGGGCCAGACCGGCATCCACACGCGCCGCGTGGCGATCCTGGTCGCCAACGGCAGCGACGTCGAAGGCGCCCGTGCCATCTACGCCTCGCTGCTGGCCGACGGCGCGGTGCCGCGCATCGTCGGCAGCCGGCTGGGCAAGGTGGCCGGCTGCCACGGCGGCACGCTGGACGTGGAGATCACGCTGGAAGCCGGTCCGTCGGTCATCTACGACGCGATGATCGTGCCGGCCGGCGAGCAGGCCGCGCAGGCGCTGTCGATGGATGCCAACGCGCTGGAATTCGTGCGCCTGCAATACCGCCACTGCAAGCCGATCATGGTGGTGGACGCGGGCGCCCAGCTGCTGGCCAAGGCCGACATCCCGGCCAACCTGCCGGACGGCTCGCCCGACCCGGGCATCATCGGCGCCGAACCGGCGGACGTGAGCGCGGCGCTGGCCGCGTTCAAGACCGTCTTGGCCGGCCACCGCGTGTGGCAGCGCGAGACCGACCCGCCGATGGTCTGA
- a CDS encoding branched-chain amino acid ABC transporter substrate-binding protein, whose amino-acid sequence MKHKKVAGAVALAGMVAAMGAAAQDTVVKIGHSGPLSGAQAFSGKDNENGARLAIEELNAKGVTVGGKKIKFELVSEDDQGDPKAGVSVAQKLADGGVKYVVGPYNSGVAIPAARVYSNAGMVVASVASNPKLTQQGYKNLFRVNASDTQLGSKMALYAAKELKVKNVAVIDDRTAFGQGLAEEFKKQARASGMTVAGHEYTTDKSVDFTPILTRLKSKKVEAIFFGGYAPQGGPMARQIRQLGLNAKLLGGDTICTAEMGKLGGDAVGPNVLCSQGGALLDKAASGPAFKAKFKKRFNAEPDVYAASYYDAVNLYAQAMQQANTVDPVKVGAAIAAGSYQGVAGSYAFDAKGDMKSSPVTIFTFKGGQPSAITSY is encoded by the coding sequence ATGAAGCACAAGAAAGTGGCAGGCGCCGTGGCGCTGGCAGGCATGGTCGCCGCAATGGGTGCGGCAGCGCAGGACACGGTCGTCAAGATCGGCCACAGCGGCCCGCTGTCGGGCGCCCAGGCGTTTTCCGGCAAGGACAACGAGAATGGTGCGCGCCTCGCGATCGAGGAGCTGAACGCCAAGGGCGTCACGGTCGGCGGCAAGAAGATCAAGTTCGAGCTGGTCTCCGAGGACGACCAGGGCGATCCGAAAGCCGGCGTGTCGGTGGCGCAGAAGCTGGCGGACGGCGGCGTCAAGTACGTGGTCGGTCCCTACAACTCGGGCGTGGCCATTCCGGCCGCGCGCGTCTACAGCAATGCCGGCATGGTCGTGGCCAGCGTGGCATCCAATCCGAAATTGACCCAGCAGGGCTACAAGAACCTGTTCCGCGTGAACGCCAGCGATACCCAGCTGGGCTCGAAGATGGCGCTGTATGCCGCCAAGGAGCTGAAGGTGAAGAACGTGGCGGTGATCGACGACCGTACCGCGTTCGGCCAGGGCCTGGCCGAGGAATTCAAGAAGCAGGCGCGCGCCTCCGGCATGACGGTGGCGGGCCACGAATACACGACGGATAAATCGGTCGACTTCACGCCGATCCTGACGCGCCTGAAGTCGAAGAAGGTCGAAGCCATCTTCTTCGGTGGCTACGCGCCGCAGGGCGGCCCGATGGCGCGCCAGATCCGTCAGCTGGGGCTGAACGCCAAGCTGCTGGGCGGTGACACGATCTGCACGGCCGAGATGGGCAAGCTGGGCGGCGACGCCGTGGGTCCCAACGTGCTGTGCTCGCAGGGCGGCGCCCTGCTCGACAAGGCCGCCAGCGGCCCGGCCTTCAAGGCCAAGTTCAAGAAGCGCTTCAACGCCGAGCCGGACGTCTACGCCGCTTCGTACTACGACGCCGTCAACCTGTACGCCCAGGCCATGCAGCAGGCCAATACCGTCGACCCGGTCAAGGTGGGCGCCGCGATCGCCGCCGGCAGTTACCAGGGCGTGGCCGGCAGCTATGCGTTCGACGCCAAGGGCGACATGAAGTCCTCGCCGGTGACGATCTTCACCTTCAAGGGCGGCCAGCCTTCGGCCATCACCAGCTACTGA
- a CDS encoding GGDEF domain-containing protein gives MPPLVNDAAFNISRLRAEFRDRTIESHFNRHQLPRTQSQVRLALLFCATFYVAFALTDVLALGPGNDALILLLGRISVAVSALLSCAMTYWYPHSVRRIWLGASVTEIIGMSTFMLVVLYRPDETPWHAMAISIMALVVYLYIPNRIAYALPIGIVATTVFVGLVIYLDRLTDTELVTMIMLLVLANGFGCMAAHRYALIRREEFRVQSFLKNLSERDPLTGCHNRRYLQQELLNMELSRARRFRQPLAVVICDIDHFKAINDTYGHAAGDAVLITFANLLRSMTRENIDSVIRYGGEEFLIVLPETDLGGAVQLAERMRGALIGSGTEVTPGRVVGVTASFGVTAVNFALVEQRFAQELLVDTADRLLYSAKSSGRNNVKALEFFGRESGAFETHKVAA, from the coding sequence TTGCCACCACTCGTCAACGATGCGGCATTCAATATTTCGCGCTTGCGCGCCGAATTCCGGGACCGGACCATCGAGTCCCACTTCAACCGCCACCAGCTGCCGCGTACCCAGTCGCAGGTGCGCCTGGCGCTGCTGTTCTGCGCCACCTTCTACGTCGCCTTCGCGCTGACGGACGTGCTGGCGCTGGGTCCCGGCAACGACGCCCTGATCCTGCTGCTGGGCCGCATCTCGGTCGCGGTCAGTGCGCTGCTGAGCTGCGCGATGACGTACTGGTATCCCCATTCGGTGCGCCGCATCTGGCTGGGCGCCAGCGTCACGGAAATCATCGGCATGAGCACCTTCATGCTGGTGGTGCTGTACCGCCCCGACGAGACGCCCTGGCACGCGATGGCGATCTCCATCATGGCCCTGGTGGTTTACCTGTACATTCCGAACCGGATCGCCTATGCGCTGCCGATCGGGATCGTCGCGACGACGGTCTTCGTCGGCCTGGTGATCTACCTGGATCGCCTGACGGATACCGAACTGGTGACGATGATCATGCTGCTCGTGCTGGCGAACGGCTTCGGCTGCATGGCGGCGCACCGCTACGCGCTGATCCGGCGCGAGGAGTTCCGGGTGCAGTCGTTCCTGAAGAACCTGTCCGAGCGCGACCCGCTGACGGGCTGCCACAACCGCCGCTACCTGCAGCAGGAACTGCTGAACATGGAATTGTCGCGGGCGCGCCGCTTCCGGCAGCCGCTGGCCGTGGTCATCTGCGACATCGACCACTTCAAGGCCATCAACGACACCTACGGCCACGCGGCGGGCGACGCGGTGCTGATCACGTTCGCCAACCTGCTTCGCTCCATGACGCGCGAGAACATCGACAGCGTGATCCGCTACGGCGGCGAGGAATTCCTGATCGTACTGCCGGAAACGGACCTGGGCGGCGCCGTGCAGCTGGCCGAACGCATGCGCGGCGCGCTGATCGGCTCCGGCACCGAGGTAACGCCAGGACGCGTCGTTGGCGTGACCGCCAGCTTCGGCGTCACCGCCGTCAATTTCGCCCTGGTCGAGCAGCGCTTCGCCCAGGAGCTGCTGGTCGACACGGCCGACCGTCTGCTGTATTCCGCCAAGAGCAGTGGCCGCAACAACGTCAAGGCGCTGGAATTCTTCGGCCGCGAGAGCGGCGCGTTCGAGACGCACAAGGTGGCTGCGTAG